A section of the Scyliorhinus torazame isolate Kashiwa2021f chromosome 21, sScyTor2.1, whole genome shotgun sequence genome encodes:
- the LOC140398191 gene encoding large ribosomal subunit protein uL24-like, whose product MKFNPYVTSSRRKNRKRHFNAPSRIRRKIMSSPLSKERRQKYNVRSMPIRKADEVQVVRGHCKGQQIGKVVQVYRKKCVIYIERVQREKANGTTVHVGIHPSKVVITRLKLDKDRKKVLERKSKSRQAGKDEGK is encoded by the coding sequence ATGAAGTTCAATCCCTATGTGACATCTTCCCGGAGGAAGAACCGCAAGAGGCACTTCAATGCTCCATCTCGCATCCGCAGGAAAATTATGTCCTCTCCACTCTCTAAGGAGCGGAGGCAGAAATACAATGTTCGCTCAATGCCCATACGCAAGGCCGATGAGGTTCAGGTCGTCAGAGGGCATTGCAAGGGCCAGCAAATTGGTAAAGTTGTCCAAGTGTACAGAAAGAAGTGTGTAATCTACATTGAACGTGTACAACGTGAAAAAGCCAATGGTACCACAGTTCATGTTGGCATTCACCCCAGCAAGGTGGTGATTACCAGGCTAAAGCTGGACAAGGATCGGAAGAAGGTCCTGGAACGCAAGTCCAAATCTCGCCAAGCTGGCAAAGATGAGGGCAAATAG